The Xyrauchen texanus isolate HMW12.3.18 chromosome 19, RBS_HiC_50CHRs, whole genome shotgun sequence genome segment TAGCATACTAGTATAACCTAACGTTATAGGCTATAACGTTAGGCCCCTAACGTTAAGTTACTCTAACCACAAGATAAATAATTGCCGCTTTCAcctaaatgaacatttttaattgtcaCAAAATTGATTAACTGTCTTTTCCAGTAAATTTACCCCTacttttcacataaacaatggttttCCGGTTTTTTTCCCCACCGTCCACTAGTCGCTATAATTAAATACCGTTAAATGCCGTTAAGTCTGTGTGACGTCATTTGGGATAATAACCCGCTCATTTTGAAATGAACTTTTGCGTTTCATCAGTCATCATGTCTGTGATGTTATcgttactttaaaataaataaaatatacaattattaataatattatctgTACTTTGTATGGAAAGCCCACAGGCTTGGCTGCGAGCGCGTGAGCGCTCGTTGTTTGTCTGCGAGCGCGTGAGCGCGCCGCTGGTGGTGTACGCGCCAGCGCTCGCAGCTAAGCCTGTGAGAGCGAGAGACGTGGCTTGTAAAGATGAGATCAGATCTATAATGAAATCGGCCATCCGtctgtcaaataataataaaataagttattattagtattattaatactattcatAATTATAATGACaatgataataattatattttattattactgttaacagtattaaaaataataatactaattagtAGCCTAGTAGTATTTTCAAgaaggaaaatgtattttactgactTAATATGGTTTCTTGTTTGTTAGTGGGTTGTAAAGTCTCATCAGATGCATTACTGCATTCTTCTCATGCATTTTTGATGCAATTGATATATTAATAAATCAAGAGCCTTTATTAACTTTTGGAATTAATACCATGAAAATAAttattctcttctctttttttcagtATATATTGCAGTCTGATTATTGTAAGTGATAAATCTATCAGGCATCCTGATTAGTCAAAAATCATTGCCGaaattgaatgcattttaatttgtaCAGATATATCTCACTCATATTCAGACATGTTTCTACTTTCTCTCCCCTTTCCTTGTGTCAACAGCAGCTAACTACAccccaaaggctcttttaagagccctaGCACAGAGCGACTTTGTCTTTGTAAGTAGCCTATACGTTTTGAATGCCTACCAGAAACATTCTTAGTATTTAAAAGTTATAAGACAGATGTTGACCTGGAGACTCATATAGATTTCATAATTCAatttgattcacaagctcttgcaGTTTCTGATTTCTTTTTCGATTCATGATACCAATGTATTTACCTAAACCAACCCAATGATTATCTTTTTTTTAGATTTTACATCGTTTTCAAGAGTCAGCAGCCACTGACCAAGGTAAGTGACAAATATTAAGAGTGGTTACCTTCATTAAATTGTTGTTAGAAAAACAGAAGCACATtcagacattaaaatatttacagGCTTAACAATGTGTGAGGACAAAATAGAACGTTCGAGGCAATATCTAAGATCCTGGAGAGCAACTAAACGTgttcttaaaaaaatacagtggaaacttaaaatactctatcatttctggtcatacagaaaataataatacatcgTGAAAAGATCCTGAGTGGAAGATCCTGTGGATCCCACAATATTTTGGCCTTATAATGTATTGTCctataaatattgtataaaaatatgtataaatatttccaAACAACATTTTACATGAAATCTAAAATTTTGGATTTAGAATGGACTCAAGATCCATGAGGCAACGCTACACAAGGCAGTGGAAATATGCCCGGAGGTCACTGGCTGAAAGGAGTATTGGAGAAGAATCAAAATGGCATCCAATAACAACTCAACACAGTCAAAGTCATGTCAACATGgatgaaagaaataataatgaaaaggaTATCCATAGTGCTTTTGAGAGTGTAGAGACTGGAGTCAGTGAGCAGAAAAGCAGTTCAGGGCATGAGAGTGTGGGAAATGGAGACAGTGAAGAGAAGTGCAGTTCAGGACACGAGGGTGTGACAACCAGACTGACTTTATTTCTGTCAGACATCTACAGAAGTTCTTATTAAAACGTGACAGGTTtagatgttattttattttcatttgatgtTACCATGATAGTGATTGGTGTTTTGTGCTCTTGACCCTTGACTttaatattagtttttctttgatttgagttaaagtcatgtttttaattaattaattaatcggtTTCCCAAATGACAGTAAAAAAGGAGAACTGTAAATTAACAGTACATTGCTGGCAAACACAGCTAGATTACCGTTATTTTACAGCGCACGGAATCACCGTGTTTTGCACCTTGCAAACAGGTAGGCCAAAAAGGGAAATAATATAATTCAAGCAATTGCAAGCTGTTGAATGACTGTACAGAACTGGTTATGTGTTCACCTTTAgtaattgcttaattttattattattttaatctcttaacagatggaaaagaaaacatttgcagTGGTGGAATTTGCAGATGACAGTTCAGTGGAAATCATCCCAACCACATGGCTGGAGGAGACCACTGAAGTATGCTTTTGTATTCAATTAACTTTAAAGTAACATTAACTTACAATATTAAAATCAgattaataaaatacaaacaaaacaaaaaaagctttttttttttttttacaggggaTATTCTGTTACTGGACATTTCATGGCAGTTGGTTCAAAAAAGTGCCATGCCTgacaaacaaaaatggaaacgGTTCCGTATTAAAATAATTTGGCTAAGAACAGGTACAACAGGATTAAAACAGACTATGTGTATTGTCTGTAACTCATGAATATGTTGTTGTAAGGACCGCCTATTTACCAAACAATAGCCTTAcaatgttgtttacatttttttgattTATCTCTAAAATTACTTTATGAAATGTAATATTCTGGCAACAGTCTATATTTTCCAGACTCATATACAAAAGCATCCCAGAAATGCCGGCTTGTTGCAGAGACGTCTAATTTGGAAACGGAGGACACCTCACATAAAAAGAGGCAGCTCAAAAAGCCAAGAAGATTTCAGTCTGAAACTGACATCTCCTCagatggtaaatgtttaaatCACACAACATGCATGTGAAAGGTcagtttatttatattgtaagggCTGTCTGCAGAAAGTCACAGGAGTGCTCCAGTGGAACATAATGACATTTTATAGCATTAAGTAATTATACTTCTTAACATTTGGAAATGTTATACTTTACAACGTGATTAAAACTgtgattaaaaagtaattaaaactgaaactgttaaaaatctataaaaaaatatctaaataccaAGTCCACTGAAGAGCAAAATtgtcaattacttttttttatacataaaacaTGCATTTTGCTATAACTTTTATCTTTTATactttttctatatattttagaTGAGGGCAGATTTATCCCAATTCAGGGAAAAAAATTGTCAAAACCTGTTCCACCCAAAAGTAAGTCATGTAATAATACATGTTATTCACTCATCCGCTTTATTTAGTTTTCTAAAACTCTGAAAATTCAAAGCAACCTGCTAACATTTAACACTTCTCACATTTCTGGTGTGTTTTAGATCATTTCCCCAAACATTCCCACAAGACAAAGGCTTGCAGAATATAATACTctccagtttatttatttatttaacatataaggtatcattcaaaatatatttaaagcaatATATTACTCTCTCTCACCCACAGAACGACAAATGACAAGATCTCCGGATTTATTCAGTTAAAATTTGAACGATATTAaactttttcaatgtttatttataCCTGCAGCTCtataataaatttttatttttacagcagAAGAGTCATTACCAGAGTCTTCAGAGACAAATGTGTCTCCCCTCCATCAAGGTGTGgaaatcaaaatgtattgtgTTATATTCATTAGCATGTAATACTTTGTAacctattttgttgtttgttgcaGTGTCAGATCTCCTCCTAAATGAGCCACAGAATTTAACTGAGGAAGCCACAAAAAGTAAGCTACAGTAGCAGCTCTTCGACacaaacatgcatgcatacatagtGTTTCCCACAAAATATTATAGGAGTCTTAGGAGTGGACCCCTCTGGGTCTGGGGGCAAGGTCCAGTCCAAAAAGTGGAGGTGATTAGGTATTAGAAGTGTACTGTCATGCGGCCACGTCTAGATAATTAATGGCAAAAACTGCATAGACATTTAAGGAACgaaatttgtcatgtttattatTTCTCCACAGACTATCGCACAAAAGTCCTACAGAGATTGCAGGAATTATGTGAAAATCAGCAAGACATCCTCTCCTTGCAACGCAGTATACTGGCTGCTGTGGCTGTGCCAGGTGGCGAAGCAGAGGAGGAAATCCTTGCTGGGCCATGTCAAAATGTTGAGGCTTTTAAAGAGTTGGACATTGCATTGAACAACAAGGAGAAAAGGACAAAGATGGTAATAAACGTAATGTATGTAAGCAATAAGCAGAGGCTGTGCTGTATCGTGAATTCACGGCTGAAGGGCGTTAGGCACGAGGTGAAACGGagaaaaaagaccaaaaaaatgTCTTTATGTTTCTACAATCATTTCG includes the following:
- the LOC127659531 gene encoding uncharacterized protein LOC127659531, whose translation is MDERNNNEKDIHSAFESVETGVSEQKSSSGHESVGNGDSEEKCSSGHEERQMTRSPDLFTEESLPESSETNVSPLHQVSDLLLNEPQNLTEEATKNYRTKVLQRLQELCENQQDILSLQRSILAAVAVPGGEAEEEILAGPCQNVEAFKELDIALNNKEKRTKMMNYLRSLGGANPGAAYAKCCVRCIERSAECLQPEGEEEQTCLPRPQHLL